The proteins below come from a single uncultured Carboxylicivirga sp. genomic window:
- a CDS encoding glycoside hydrolase family 43 protein has protein sequence MKEPRYLVPHLYTADPAVHVFNGKLYIYPSHDVESGIPENDNGDHFDMRDYHIFSMDDIEGVVTDHGVGLDVKDIPWAGRQLWDCDVAYKNGRYYLYFPLKDQTDIFRIGVAVSDKPEGPFIPQEAPMKGSYSIDPCVFEDEDGVHYMYFGGLWGGQLQRYRNNKAIECGYEPNDDEPALPSRVVKLSDDMLEFCEEPKEVIILDEKGDVISAGDHDRRFFEASWMHKYQGKYYFSYSTGDTHKLCYAIGDNPYGPFTYLGVILTPVVGWTTHHCVVEFKDKWYLFYHDCVPSGGRTWLRSLKVIELHYDKDGQIETINGMI, from the coding sequence ATGAAAGAACCAAGATACCTTGTACCTCATTTATACACTGCTGATCCGGCTGTACATGTGTTTAATGGCAAGTTATATATTTATCCTTCACACGACGTTGAGTCGGGCATACCCGAAAACGATAATGGTGATCACTTTGATATGCGCGATTATCATATCTTTTCGATGGATGATATTGAAGGAGTAGTGACCGATCATGGGGTTGGTCTGGATGTAAAAGACATTCCATGGGCAGGCCGCCAGTTGTGGGATTGTGATGTAGCCTATAAAAACGGAAGATATTATCTATATTTTCCGTTAAAGGATCAAACCGACATTTTCCGCATTGGAGTGGCAGTTAGTGATAAACCTGAAGGTCCTTTTATTCCCCAGGAAGCACCAATGAAAGGAAGTTATTCAATTGATCCTTGTGTATTTGAAGATGAAGATGGTGTGCATTACATGTATTTTGGTGGTTTGTGGGGTGGGCAATTGCAGCGATACAGAAACAATAAAGCCATTGAATGCGGGTATGAGCCTAATGACGATGAACCGGCATTGCCATCGAGAGTTGTAAAGTTGAGTGATGATATGCTCGAGTTTTGCGAAGAACCTAAAGAAGTGATTATTTTGGATGAAAAAGGTGATGTAATTTCTGCAGGTGACCACGATCGCCGTTTTTTTGAGGCATCTTGGATGCACAAGTACCAAGGTAAGTACTATTTCTCCTACTCAACAGGAGATACTCACAAACTGTGCTATGCCATCGGTGATAATCCGTATGGGCCATTTACCTATCTAGGGGTTATTTTAACACCGGTAGTTGGTTGGACCACACATCATTGTGTTGTTGAGTTTAAAGATAAATGGTACTTGTTTTATCACGATTGTGTTCCATCTGGTGGCAGAACCTGGTTACGAAGCTTAAAAGTCATTGAACTGCATTACGACAAAGATGGTCAGATTGAAACTATCAATGGAATGATCTAG
- a CDS encoding endo-1,4-beta-xylanase — translation MKKVKYKPLLLLFAAWQLVACNGLQQSNKESLEEAFTGKFYIGTALNEWQIKGRDTASIDVVKKHFNAIVAENCMKSAEIQPEEGVFDFSLADKFVDFGEQHNMFITGHCLIWHSQAPRWFFTDSLGNDVTREVLIGRMKTHIETVVGRYKGRIKGWDVVNEAIVEDGSFRESKFYQIVGEDFIKLAFQFAHEADPDAELYYNDYNEWYPGRRDAIVAMIKKFKADGIRIDGIGMQGHIGMSGPSIEEYEEAIMAYANEGMKVMVTELDMSILPNPRFGDIGADISTNFEYRKEINPYEDGVVPLEKQNEWDSRMVDFFHLFLKHSNDITRVTLWGVNDRTSWKNNFPVRGRTDYPLLFDRENQPKSIVRKLIDLAKQTK, via the coding sequence ATGAAAAAAGTGAAATATAAACCCTTATTACTTCTTTTTGCAGCGTGGCAGTTGGTAGCCTGTAACGGGCTACAGCAATCAAATAAGGAGTCGCTGGAAGAAGCCTTTACTGGTAAATTCTATATTGGTACGGCCCTTAATGAATGGCAAATTAAGGGTCGGGATACTGCTTCCATAGATGTGGTGAAAAAACATTTTAATGCCATTGTTGCCGAAAATTGCATGAAAAGTGCTGAAATACAGCCAGAAGAAGGGGTTTTTGATTTTTCACTGGCCGATAAATTTGTTGATTTTGGTGAGCAACACAACATGTTCATCACCGGTCATTGCTTGATATGGCATTCGCAGGCTCCTAGATGGTTTTTTACTGATAGCTTGGGAAATGATGTTACACGTGAGGTTTTAATTGGCCGTATGAAAACGCATATTGAAACAGTAGTGGGGCGTTATAAAGGTAGAATTAAAGGTTGGGATGTAGTTAATGAGGCGATTGTTGAAGATGGCTCATTTCGTGAAAGCAAATTTTATCAGATTGTTGGAGAGGATTTCATTAAGCTGGCCTTTCAGTTTGCCCACGAAGCCGACCCTGATGCAGAGTTGTATTACAACGATTACAACGAATGGTACCCGGGAAGGCGCGATGCAATAGTGGCAATGATTAAAAAGTTTAAGGCTGATGGAATACGTATTGACGGAATAGGCATGCAGGGACACATTGGGATGAGTGGTCCATCTATCGAGGAATATGAAGAAGCCATAATGGCCTATGCCAATGAGGGCATGAAAGTAATGGTGACAGAATTGGATATGTCAATTCTACCTAATCCGCGTTTTGGCGATATAGGGGCTGATATATCCACAAATTTCGAATATCGCAAAGAAATAAATCCTTATGAAGATGGAGTAGTTCCACTGGAAAAGCAAAATGAGTGGGATTCGCGCATGGTTGATTTCTTTCATCTGTTTTTAAAACATTCTAACGATATAACAAGGGTAACGCTTTGGGGTGTCAATGACAGAACATCGTGGAAAAACAATTTTCCGGTTAGAGGACGTACAGATTATCCTTTGTTATTTGACCGGGAAAATCAACCAAAATCCATAGTAAGAAAACTGATTGATTTGGCTAAACAGACGAAGTAA
- a CDS encoding glycoside-pentoside-hexuronide (GPH):cation symporter, which yields MMNTSSHKLSVVEKIGYSLGDLAANLVFQTLITYLAYFYTDIYGLENNDASVIMLVVGLVAAFIFNPIIGVLADRTNSRWGKFRPWILYTSVPMGVVALLAFTTPDFAYQGKLIYAAATYTLLLLLYAGSNLPYSALSGVITGDMGERNSISSYRFVAVMFAQFFVQVFMLPIIEYAGGGDKAAGMEVVMTWLAITGTIMLIITFFTTKERIVPKPEQNSTLKEDISDLVKNRPWIIMLTVTILIFITLAMKGGAYVYYFNNYVDAIALENFIQPILKVLSAIGLNFFGSDPTSAGFGLFNAGGIIFMIVGISFSKKLADKYGKRDVYISGLFVSTLFILAFYVFPAQSVVLMFTSQIFHGFFYGITIPILWAMIADVADYSEWRNNRRATAIIFSAMMVGLKAGLAIGGALVAWILGLYGYVHKELLDAGREIIQPESVSVGAKMLVSVFPSIPFLVATGLLFFYVINKKMEVQLEKDLMARRNED from the coding sequence ATGATGAATACAAGTTCTCATAAGCTCTCTGTTGTCGAAAAAATCGGGTATAGTCTCGGTGATCTGGCAGCCAATCTGGTTTTTCAAACCTTGATTACCTATTTAGCTTATTTCTATACCGATATTTACGGTCTTGAAAACAACGATGCCTCAGTAATAATGCTTGTTGTTGGTTTGGTTGCAGCCTTTATATTTAACCCTATCATTGGTGTATTAGCTGATCGAACAAATTCTAGATGGGGAAAGTTTCGACCATGGATTTTATATACATCGGTTCCGATGGGAGTAGTGGCATTATTAGCCTTTACAACACCTGACTTCGCATATCAGGGTAAACTTATTTATGCTGCAGCAACCTATACTTTATTATTGTTGTTGTATGCGGGGAGCAATTTACCCTATTCAGCTTTGAGTGGTGTAATTACAGGTGATATGGGTGAGCGTAACAGTATCTCTTCTTATCGTTTTGTGGCGGTGATGTTTGCTCAGTTTTTCGTGCAGGTTTTTATGTTGCCAATTATCGAATATGCAGGTGGTGGCGATAAAGCAGCAGGAATGGAGGTAGTAATGACCTGGTTGGCTATTACTGGAACTATTATGTTGATTATTACCTTTTTTACAACCAAAGAACGAATTGTTCCCAAACCCGAACAAAATTCAACTCTAAAAGAAGATATCTCGGATCTTGTAAAAAATAGACCTTGGATCATTATGCTCACGGTGACCATTCTTATTTTTATCACCCTGGCAATGAAGGGAGGAGCATATGTTTATTATTTTAACAACTACGTTGATGCAATTGCGTTAGAAAATTTCATTCAACCCATTCTGAAGGTTTTATCTGCTATCGGACTCAACTTCTTTGGTTCTGATCCAACTTCTGCGGGTTTCGGACTATTTAATGCTGGTGGTATCATCTTTATGATTGTGGGTATTTCTTTTTCTAAAAAACTGGCCGACAAATATGGTAAACGGGATGTGTATATAAGTGGACTGTTTGTTTCAACCTTGTTCATTCTTGCTTTTTATGTTTTTCCCGCACAAAGTGTGGTACTAATGTTTACATCTCAGATTTTTCACGGTTTCTTTTACGGTATTACTATTCCAATTCTTTGGGCAATGATTGCCGATGTTGCAGATTATTCCGAATGGAGAAATAACCGCCGAGCTACAGCTATTATATTTTCTGCCATGATGGTTGGTTTAAAAGCCGGATTGGCAATTGGTGGAGCATTGGTTGCCTGGATTCTTGGTTTGTATGGATATGTGCATAAAGAATTGTTGGATGCTGGTAGGGAAATTATTCAGCCCGAATCGGTTAGTGTTGGAGCAAAGATGCTGGTTAGTGTTTTTCCATCAATTCCTTTCTTAGTGGCTACCGGATTGCTTTTCTTTTATGTAATTAATAAAAAAATGGAAGTGCAGCTCGAAAAAGATTTAATGGCAAGGCGAAATGAAGATTAA
- a CDS encoding sialate O-acetylesterase has product MNQYKLASRLLFLLLFTVVALHVEAAVKLPRLVSNGMILQRDEPLKIWGWADPSEKVKIEFLERTYKTKADKAGNWILELVPAKAGGPYKMKINDIELIDILVGDVWLSSGQSNMELPVRRVMDLYADEIMEVNNTNIRLFRSSTRKDETTAQSDYPDGEWLSATPQNIGEFSAVSWFYANNLYEKYQVPIGIISTAIGGSPAESWLSKAKVEKYLDDWTAKKAHIDSIRAKIKEEEPEKLAYNWGYEVNKNDPGTGKWSKDDVDFSDWKQISLPGYWSDKGVQLRNGSIWFCKEFEVADSLAVKEAILRLGCIIDSDSAFINGVFVGNITYRYPPRIYSVPKGVLKPGKNKLMVRVFSHGGRGGFVEEKPYELRVGAQVIDLTGEWKYHIGAALNPPQLPGGPGFMPGGLYNSLINPALNYKLKGVIWFQGESNTGRGKEYEQLFKNMIQDWRPNFSQPELPFLYSQLANLGVPQKETVNSGWAEVRDAQRRTLELPNTGMAVTYDIGEWNDIHPLNKKEVARRLFLEAQRVAYNNSSIVSSGPLYESMKTEDGSIILSFKSVGQGLYANSLLEGFQIAGEDGRFVWANAVVVSRNTVKVWSPKISDPKIVRYAWEDNPAGANLKNKEELPASPFSTEIKNN; this is encoded by the coding sequence ATGAATCAATACAAATTGGCATCACGGTTATTGTTTCTGCTATTGTTTACAGTAGTTGCTCTCCATGTGGAGGCAGCAGTAAAATTGCCGCGACTAGTGAGTAATGGCATGATTCTTCAGCGGGATGAACCGTTAAAGATATGGGGATGGGCGGATCCCTCTGAGAAAGTGAAAATTGAGTTTTTGGAAAGAACCTATAAAACCAAAGCTGATAAAGCTGGTAATTGGATATTGGAACTTGTTCCTGCCAAAGCTGGAGGTCCTTATAAAATGAAAATTAACGATATCGAATTGATCGATATTCTTGTTGGAGATGTATGGCTATCATCGGGGCAATCGAATATGGAATTGCCTGTTCGCAGGGTAATGGATTTGTATGCCGATGAAATTATGGAAGTGAATAATACCAATATTCGTTTATTCCGTTCATCAACCAGAAAAGATGAAACAACGGCACAATCTGACTACCCCGATGGAGAGTGGTTGTCAGCAACACCGCAAAATATTGGTGAATTTTCTGCCGTTTCATGGTTCTATGCTAATAATCTGTATGAAAAATATCAGGTTCCAATCGGTATTATTAGTACTGCTATTGGAGGTTCACCTGCTGAATCGTGGTTAAGTAAAGCTAAGGTAGAGAAATACCTTGATGACTGGACTGCAAAGAAGGCACATATTGATTCTATTCGGGCAAAGATAAAAGAAGAAGAGCCTGAAAAACTAGCATACAATTGGGGTTATGAGGTGAATAAAAATGACCCTGGTACCGGTAAATGGTCAAAAGATGATGTTGATTTTTCGGATTGGAAGCAAATATCATTACCAGGGTATTGGTCAGACAAAGGTGTTCAGTTGAGGAATGGATCGATTTGGTTTTGCAAAGAATTTGAGGTGGCCGATTCGTTGGCAGTTAAAGAAGCTATTCTGCGTCTAGGGTGCATTATTGACAGTGACTCAGCTTTCATAAACGGTGTCTTTGTTGGAAACATAACTTACCGGTATCCTCCACGTATTTACTCGGTGCCCAAAGGAGTACTTAAACCTGGGAAGAACAAGTTGATGGTGCGGGTATTTAGTCATGGAGGTCGTGGTGGTTTCGTCGAAGAAAAACCCTACGAGTTGAGAGTAGGTGCACAAGTAATCGATTTAACAGGAGAATGGAAATATCATATCGGGGCTGCTCTTAATCCGCCCCAATTACCTGGTGGTCCTGGTTTTATGCCTGGAGGCTTGTATAACAGTTTGATTAACCCGGCTCTAAATTACAAGTTAAAAGGGGTAATTTGGTTTCAAGGTGAATCAAACACTGGGCGTGGAAAGGAATACGAGCAACTGTTTAAAAATATGATTCAAGATTGGCGGCCAAATTTTTCTCAGCCCGAATTACCATTCTTGTATTCTCAGTTAGCTAATTTGGGTGTTCCGCAAAAGGAAACAGTAAATAGTGGCTGGGCTGAAGTGCGTGATGCTCAGCGTCGGACGTTGGAGTTACCCAATACCGGGATGGCTGTAACCTACGATATTGGTGAGTGGAACGACATTCACCCTTTGAATAAAAAGGAAGTAGCCCGACGCTTGTTTCTCGAGGCTCAGCGTGTTGCCTATAACAACAGTTCGATTGTTAGTTCCGGGCCTTTGTATGAATCAATGAAAACCGAAGACGGAAGCATCATTCTTTCATTCAAATCAGTCGGGCAGGGCCTATATGCCAACAGCCTCTTAGAAGGATTTCAGATTGCCGGAGAGGATGGTCGCTTCGTATGGGCTAATGCAGTGGTGGTGAGCCGAAATACTGTAAAGGTATGGAGTCCAAAAATTTCTGATCCAAAAATAGTACGATATGCCTGGGAGGATAATCCTGCAGGTGCAAACCTTAAAAATAAGGAAGAACTCCCGGCTTCTCCTTTTTCAACTGAAATTAAAAACAATTAA
- a CDS encoding glycoside hydrolase family 43 protein, with the protein MKNTRQIIWTLIALLMTLKVYAKQPVKKDKVTNAPVFSAFTYKGTDEVYSNNPLNGNEFYNPILQGCYPDPAIAKKGEDYFMVCSSFAMFPGVPIFHSKDLVNWTDLGGVLNRESQLDVSDCGISAGIYAPGITYNKYNDTFYMITTGFTGGLGNFIVKTKDPLKKEWGEPIKLNFQGIDPSIFFDDNGKAYVVHNDAPDKGKELYVGHRVIKVWEYDVENDQIIEGTDNIIVDGGVDLSKKPIWIEAPHMYKKDGKYYLMCAEGGTGGWHSEVIFKADNPKGPYIPAPSNPILTQRYFNKIRNNKVDWAGHADIIEGPDGKHYGVFLAIRPNEKQRVNTGRETFILPVDWTGEWPVFENGLVPLEPKLPLPEGVENKTGVNGFFPNGNFTYEEDFSGENLDYRWIGLRGPREKFIEKVANGIRIKPFDTNIKEVKPTSTLFYRQMHSSFSYSATMSYKPTSENDLAGIVCLQNENSNYVFGVTKKGKDYYLLLQRNFKNRFQKELSSEIISSTKIDILKPIDLQVSAEGDNYNFSYSINGNDFINVGGVVSGDILSTDVAGGFTGCLLGLYATSANDAIVD; encoded by the coding sequence ATGAAGAATACCCGGCAGATAATATGGACACTAATTGCATTACTAATGACTTTAAAAGTATATGCGAAACAACCGGTTAAGAAAGATAAAGTGACGAATGCCCCAGTCTTTTCAGCCTTTACTTATAAGGGTACAGACGAAGTGTATAGTAACAACCCCTTAAATGGGAATGAGTTTTATAATCCAATCTTGCAAGGCTGTTACCCCGACCCGGCCATAGCTAAAAAAGGTGAGGATTATTTTATGGTTTGTTCATCGTTTGCCATGTTTCCTGGTGTTCCTATTTTTCATTCTAAAGATTTGGTTAACTGGACAGACCTTGGTGGAGTGTTAAACCGTGAATCACAACTAGATGTATCCGACTGTGGTATTAGTGCGGGTATATATGCTCCGGGCATTACCTATAACAAATACAATGATACTTTTTACATGATTACAACCGGATTTACAGGGGGGCTGGGTAATTTTATTGTAAAAACAAAGGATCCATTGAAGAAAGAGTGGGGTGAGCCTATAAAATTGAATTTTCAGGGTATCGACCCTTCTATTTTCTTTGATGATAACGGAAAAGCTTATGTCGTTCATAATGATGCTCCGGATAAAGGTAAAGAATTATATGTAGGCCACCGTGTTATTAAAGTTTGGGAATACGATGTGGAGAATGATCAAATTATTGAGGGTACAGATAATATTATTGTTGATGGTGGTGTTGACTTGTCTAAAAAACCAATTTGGATCGAAGCACCGCATATGTATAAAAAAGATGGAAAATATTATTTGATGTGTGCCGAAGGTGGAACTGGAGGTTGGCATAGCGAAGTGATTTTCAAAGCAGATAATCCCAAAGGTCCCTATATCCCAGCTCCTAGTAATCCTATTCTTACACAAAGGTATTTTAATAAAATCCGAAATAACAAAGTGGATTGGGCTGGACATGCAGATATTATTGAAGGTCCTGATGGAAAACACTACGGTGTATTTTTAGCAATACGCCCTAACGAAAAGCAGCGTGTAAATACTGGTCGTGAAACATTTATCCTTCCTGTTGACTGGACTGGTGAATGGCCTGTTTTTGAAAACGGTTTAGTGCCATTAGAGCCTAAATTACCCCTGCCAGAAGGTGTTGAAAATAAAACCGGAGTTAATGGATTTTTTCCAAACGGAAACTTTACATATGAAGAGGATTTTTCTGGAGAAAATTTAGACTACAGATGGATTGGTTTAAGAGGTCCTCGTGAAAAGTTTATTGAAAAAGTAGCAAACGGAATCCGGATTAAACCATTTGATACCAACATAAAGGAAGTGAAACCGACTTCTACATTGTTTTATCGTCAAATGCACAGTAGCTTTTCATATTCCGCTACAATGAGTTATAAACCAACAAGTGAAAATGATTTGGCAGGTATTGTTTGTTTGCAAAACGAAAACTCCAATTATGTTTTTGGTGTAACTAAAAAAGGAAAAGATTACTATTTGCTTTTACAAAGAAATTTCAAAAATCGATTTCAAAAAGAATTAAGTTCTGAGATTATATCTTCAACAAAAATAGACATTTTAAAACCTATTGATTTGCAAGTGTCTGCTGAGGGTGATAATTATAATTTCTCTTATTCAATAAACGGGAATGATTTTATTAACGTAGGTGGAGTTGTATCGGGAGATATTCTTTCAACTGATGTAGCAGGTGGCTTTACTGGATGTTTGTTGGGCTTATATGCAACGTCAGCTAATGATGCCATTGTTGATTAG
- a CDS encoding glycosyl hydrolase 115 family protein — translation MILHRIMLKLVFTITLLIVSWQFNLSLAQKNDTHLSFKQVDESFGLVSETNQVASLVVCDSDYQGINIVANWFVYDLKMVSGHEAKIYQSELPHSKQVVLVGTIGRNQWIDQLVKEGKIDDSDLKGQWERSLTQVVENPFPGVEKALVLAGSDKRGTIYAMLNLSRAMGVSPWYWWADVPVEKHDAVYVKAGRYVTESPKVKYRGIFLNDEEPALGGWVRATFGGFNSKFYSHVFELTLRLRGNFLWPAMWGKAFFDDDPKNGILADKLGIVMSTSHHEPMGRAQEEWHRYGSGPWNYNKNNEVLSDFWKKGMERNKNWETIVTVGMRGDGDEAMEEGTNISLLEKIVKDQRKTISKVTGKKAEETPQVWALYKEVQNYYDKGMRVPDDVTLLLCDDNWGNVRKLPDLNARNHAGGYGMYYHFDYVGGPRSYRWINVTQIQRIWEQMNLTYSHGVDRIWVVNVGDLKPMEFPISFFMDMAWDPTAYNPQNLYDYTVEWCAEQFGEKYAKDAARILNLYTKYNHRVTPELLDHRTFSLVNYNEFERVRNDYRDLTLDALRIYNFIPNEYKDAFDQLVLFPTNASSNLYEMYYAVAKNRQLAAENNPEANYWADVVQECFERDSLFTVHYNEQISDGKWIHQMDQIRIGYKSWNEPRGSTMPDVTIVEVPIVQNSELVFQESDGYVSIEATNYQLSKETKKVQWQEIPDMGKTESGVSTFPQNIYLGKTESGVSTFPQNIYLGKTDSLYLEYTVDLKSTGTFDIHVLVSPTLNYNANKGLRYAISVDGGEEEVVNFNGTYRGELGQWQAERIIKTTTQHRIDETGLHRLRIRVLDPGIVLQKIMIDTGGLKPSYLGAPQSKQIKF, via the coding sequence ATGATTTTGCACAGAATAATGTTAAAGTTGGTTTTTACAATTACGTTGTTAATCGTTTCATGGCAATTTAATCTAAGTTTGGCGCAAAAAAATGATACTCATCTGTCATTTAAACAGGTTGATGAAAGTTTTGGCCTGGTTTCAGAGACTAATCAAGTGGCCTCCCTTGTTGTATGTGATTCAGATTATCAAGGTATTAATATTGTTGCTAATTGGTTTGTTTATGATCTGAAAATGGTATCAGGTCATGAGGCAAAAATTTATCAATCTGAATTACCCCATTCTAAACAAGTGGTTTTAGTTGGAACTATTGGAAGAAACCAGTGGATTGATCAATTAGTGAAAGAAGGTAAAATTGATGATTCCGATTTGAAAGGTCAGTGGGAAAGAAGTCTTACCCAAGTTGTTGAAAATCCGTTTCCTGGTGTAGAGAAAGCATTGGTGTTGGCCGGAAGCGATAAGCGAGGTACAATCTATGCCATGCTTAACTTATCAAGGGCTATGGGCGTTTCGCCATGGTACTGGTGGGCGGATGTCCCGGTTGAAAAGCATGACGCAGTTTATGTGAAGGCTGGTCGTTATGTTACTGAAAGCCCTAAGGTAAAGTACCGTGGAATATTCCTGAATGATGAAGAGCCTGCTTTGGGTGGTTGGGTACGTGCTACATTTGGTGGATTTAATTCAAAGTTTTATAGTCATGTTTTTGAGTTAACCTTGCGTTTACGAGGTAATTTTTTGTGGCCGGCCATGTGGGGGAAAGCATTTTTCGATGACGATCCTAAAAATGGTATTTTGGCTGATAAGCTTGGAATTGTTATGAGCACCTCACATCACGAGCCAATGGGCCGTGCACAGGAGGAGTGGCATCGTTATGGTTCCGGTCCCTGGAATTACAACAAAAACAATGAAGTTCTTTCTGATTTCTGGAAAAAAGGAATGGAACGCAATAAGAACTGGGAAACCATTGTAACAGTTGGTATGCGTGGCGATGGTGATGAGGCCATGGAAGAGGGTACTAACATTTCGTTGTTAGAAAAAATTGTGAAAGATCAGCGCAAAACCATCAGCAAAGTGACCGGTAAAAAAGCGGAAGAAACACCTCAGGTCTGGGCCTTGTATAAAGAAGTTCAGAATTATTATGATAAAGGAATGCGTGTACCTGATGATGTAACCTTATTACTTTGCGATGATAACTGGGGTAATGTTCGAAAATTACCTGATTTAAATGCCCGAAACCATGCAGGTGGATATGGTATGTATTATCATTTTGACTATGTTGGAGGGCCGAGAAGTTACAGATGGATCAATGTAACCCAGATTCAGCGAATTTGGGAACAAATGAACCTGACCTATAGTCATGGTGTTGATCGCATATGGGTTGTGAATGTTGGCGATTTGAAACCAATGGAGTTTCCGATTAGCTTTTTTATGGATATGGCCTGGGATCCGACGGCTTATAATCCGCAAAATTTATACGATTATACAGTTGAATGGTGTGCCGAACAGTTTGGTGAAAAATATGCCAAAGATGCAGCCCGTATTCTAAATTTGTATACTAAATACAACCATCGAGTAACACCTGAGTTACTGGATCATAGAACATTCAGTCTCGTAAACTATAACGAGTTCGAGCGAGTACGTAATGATTATCGCGATTTAACGCTGGATGCATTACGGATTTATAACTTCATTCCAAACGAATATAAAGATGCTTTCGATCAGTTGGTACTTTTCCCGACCAATGCAAGCTCAAACTTATACGAGATGTACTATGCCGTGGCTAAAAACCGTCAACTTGCTGCCGAGAATAATCCTGAAGCCAATTATTGGGCTGATGTAGTGCAAGAATGCTTCGAACGCGATTCGCTGTTCACCGTTCATTACAACGAGCAAATTTCAGATGGCAAATGGATTCATCAAATGGATCAGATACGGATTGGATATAAATCATGGAATGAACCACGTGGAAGTACAATGCCTGATGTGACTATTGTTGAAGTGCCGATTGTTCAAAATTCGGAACTTGTGTTTCAAGAATCTGATGGTTATGTTTCTATTGAAGCTACTAATTACCAACTATCAAAAGAAACGAAAAAAGTACAGTGGCAAGAAATTCCCGATATGGGTAAAACAGAATCAGGTGTTTCTACCTTCCCTCAGAATATTTACCTGGGAAAAACAGAATCAGGTGTTTCTACCTTCCCTCAGAATATTTACCTGGGAAAAACAGATTCTTTGTATTTGGAATATACCGTTGATTTGAAATCAACCGGGACCTTTGACATACATGTGCTGGTTTCTCCAACCTTGAATTATAACGCTAATAAAGGCTTACGTTATGCTATTTCGGTTGACGGAGGTGAAGAGGAGGTGGTTAATTTTAATGGTACTTACAGAGGTGAGCTTGGACAATGGCAGGCTGAGCGAATTATTAAAACAACAACACAACATAGAATTGATGAAACGGGTTTGCACCGACTTCGAATTCGTGTTCTTGATCCAGGAATTGTTCTCCAGAAAATAATGATTGATACCGGAGGTTTGAAGCCTAGTTATTTGGGCGCTCCTCAGAGTAAACAAATAAAATTTTAA